One window of Microcoleus vaginatus PCC 9802 genomic DNA carries:
- a CDS encoding type II toxin-antitoxin system death-on-curing family toxin produces the protein MFSLSTSRFLSIHARQIERFGGPPDARDEGLWESHLTQPQATLGGDFLHPTISEQAAAYLYHIAMNHPFIDGNKRTAFAVTDTFLRLNACTLNLTDDRA, from the coding sequence ATTTTCTCACTCAGCACAAGTAGGTTTTTAAGTATTCACGCCCGACAGATAGAGAGATTTGGTGGCCCTCCAGATGCCAGAGACGAAGGCTTGTGGGAGTCGCATTTAACTCAGCCGCAAGCAACTTTGGGCGGTGATTTTTTGCATCCCACAATTAGCGAACAAGCTGCCGCTTATCTCTATCACATAGCGATGAATCACCCCTTTATTGACGGCAATAAACGAACGGCTTTTGCGGTGACAGATACCTTTTTGCGTTTAAATGCTTGCACTCTGAATTTGACGGACGATCGAGCATAG
- a CDS encoding TldD/PmbA family protein — protein sequence MPTSIADSKNLLSDLMARYRNQVDYLAIRLEEAEGTDILLRGEKIETLSEGVSIGGQVRACHKGGWGFASFNRLSTLAERIEEAIAAAKLIGEEETILAPVTPIQDICLLPLTGTDPRLVPLIDKKQLCDRYAAILRSIDPRIATISVRYGDSTQRMLLATSEGTMLEQGWADMEMRFAATARSGETVQTGRETTGSRKAYEDLTDLDVQVRSAAQRAVDSLALPPVQGNTYTVVIDPILTGLFVHEAFGHLSEADMAYENPDILEIMTLGRQFGPKNLQIFDGAAPEGHRGSYFYDDEGTPATTTQLIKDGALVGRLHSRETAGKLGETPTGNARCLNYHYPPIVRMTNTWIERGDTPVADLFSGIKEGVYARNWQGGMTNGEMFTFSAGEAWMIRDGKLDNPVRDVTLSGNVFTTLADIEAIGDDFYWDESGGCGKAGQSGLPVGCGGPSLRIRDVVVGGEAAEED from the coding sequence ATGCCCACCTCGATCGCCGACTCGAAAAATCTGCTGTCAGACTTAATGGCACGCTACCGGAACCAAGTCGATTATCTGGCAATTCGACTCGAAGAAGCCGAAGGCACCGACATCCTGCTGCGGGGCGAAAAAATTGAAACCCTCAGCGAAGGAGTCTCAATTGGCGGCCAAGTCAGAGCTTGTCACAAAGGCGGCTGGGGCTTTGCCAGTTTTAACCGACTTTCCACCCTCGCCGAAAGAATCGAAGAAGCCATCGCGGCAGCCAAACTGATCGGGGAAGAAGAAACGATTCTGGCGCCTGTCACCCCAATACAAGACATTTGCTTGCTGCCGCTGACAGGAACAGACCCCCGTCTGGTTCCCCTAATTGACAAAAAGCAATTGTGCGATCGCTACGCGGCGATTCTCCGCAGCATTGACCCCCGCATCGCCACAATCTCCGTGCGCTACGGCGACAGCACCCAGCGGATGCTCCTGGCCACCTCCGAAGGCACCATGCTCGAACAAGGTTGGGCAGACATGGAAATGCGCTTTGCAGCCACCGCCCGGAGTGGGGAAACCGTACAAACCGGCCGCGAAACCACCGGTTCCCGCAAAGCCTACGAAGATTTAACCGATCTCGATGTTCAAGTTCGCAGCGCCGCCCAGAGAGCCGTAGATTCCCTAGCCTTACCCCCCGTCCAAGGCAACACCTACACCGTCGTCATTGACCCGATTTTGACCGGATTGTTCGTCCACGAAGCCTTCGGACACCTTTCCGAAGCCGACATGGCCTACGAAAATCCCGACATCTTGGAAATTATGACCCTCGGTCGCCAGTTCGGTCCCAAAAACTTGCAAATTTTCGACGGTGCAGCGCCAGAGGGACACCGGGGCAGCTATTTCTACGACGATGAAGGCACTCCGGCGACTACTACTCAGTTAATTAAAGACGGCGCTTTAGTCGGGCGGCTGCACTCGCGGGAAACTGCTGGCAAGTTGGGAGAAACGCCTACTGGCAATGCTCGCTGTTTGAATTATCATTATCCGCCAATCGTCCGCATGACGAATACTTGGATCGAACGGGGTGACACGCCAGTTGCTGACTTATTTTCTGGTATCAAAGAAGGAGTTTATGCGCGCAATTGGCAAGGCGGCATGACTAACGGCGAAATGTTTACTTTCAGTGCGGGCGAAGCTTGGATGATCCGCGACGGAAAACTAGACAATCCGGTGCGCGATGTTACTCTTTCGGGTAATGTTTTCACCACTTTAGCTGATATTGAGGCGATCGGCGACGATTTCTACTGGGATGAATCCGGCGGCTGCGGCAAGGCAGGACAAAGCGGTTTGCCCGTGGGGTGCGGCGGCCCGAGTTTGCGGATTCGCGATGTCGTTGTTGGTGGCGAAGCTGCGGAAGAAGATTAA
- a CDS encoding dephospho-CoA kinase, producing MSDRIVRLIGLTGGIATGKTAISNYLADTCGFPILDADIYAREAVNPGSPILDSIVERYGAGILLPDGTLNRPELGSIIFCNPAERQWLEQQIHPYVRRRFVEETQSGIAALTPVSQDTQNLGTKTQETRFFHRNQNLERRIVEKNSGFCAPTDTLTLVLVVPLLFEANMTDLCTEIWVVYCSPEVQLERLMQRDGLSYDRAQARINTQLPLAQKCQQADVILDNSSTLDSLFLQVDVQVNRCEI from the coding sequence ATGAGCGATCGAATTGTGCGTCTGATTGGTTTAACTGGGGGCATAGCCACCGGTAAAACCGCTATATCTAATTATCTGGCAGATACCTGTGGATTTCCGATTTTAGATGCCGATATTTACGCCCGCGAAGCTGTGAACCCCGGTTCGCCAATACTTGACTCTATTGTAGAACGATACGGCGCCGGTATTTTGCTCCCCGACGGCACTTTAAATCGGCCAGAGTTGGGAAGTATTATTTTTTGTAACCCAGCGGAGCGCCAGTGGTTGGAACAACAGATTCACCCTTACGTGCGTCGCAGATTTGTTGAGGAAACTCAAAGCGGCATTGCGGCATTGACTCCCGTATCCCAGGACACACAGAATTTAGGTACAAAAACTCAAGAAACCAGGTTTTTTCACCGCAATCAAAACCTAGAACGAAGAATTGTTGAAAAAAACTCCGGTTTCTGCGCCCCCACTGACACTTTGACTTTGGTTTTAGTAGTGCCATTGCTGTTTGAAGCTAATATGACTGACTTGTGTACCGAAATTTGGGTGGTGTACTGTTCACCCGAAGTGCAGTTAGAACGCCTAATGCAGCGAGACGGCTTGAGTTACGATCGAGCTCAGGCCCGCATTAACACTCAGTTGCCGCTAGCTCAAAAATGTCAACAAGCTGATGTTATTTTGGACAACTCGTCCACCCTCGACTCGCTATTCCTGCAGGTAGATGTGCAAGTCAATCGCTGTGAGATTTGA
- a CDS encoding CHAT domain-containing protein encodes MNAQRAVRSILAAIPLAGFLILDFFPNLVFLKENSRGWILVAIYPQSQIAAAQSIISAPDGTGTAVTAPGTGSPPRYDIKGGTPSRDGANLFHSFTRFGLNSGETANFISNPTVKNILGRVVGGDASLINGLIQVSGGNSNLLLMNPAGIIFGANARLDVSGSFFATTASGIGFDDRWFNGTGANDYPALVGAPNAFVFGSQPASIVNAGNLAVKTGQNLTLLGGTVISTGQLSAPGGQITVAAVPGENLVRFSQNGLLLSLEVSPAAGVSGSEAVPFSPQSLPGLLSGPGVANATGITTNAQGEVVLTGGQTVPGGAGTALVAGSADVSATGGVGGSVNVLGDKVGLLGAKIEASGPDGGGTVRIGGDYRGEGTVPDARITYVDGKSSIAANATESGNGGRVVVWADNTTAFLGSISANGVSATTTAGVGGFVEVSGKQRLIFNGTVDTSGTNGLGTLLLDPENILITDSPERAGDAEIIANNNILATGTLPGQENNSEPSLTISARALESMSGTSNVVLEALNDITIADLADNQLSFQATTGSVTLRADADRNGAGAFSMNAGDTISTAGGAIAISGNQITAGNLSSNGGNISLISQGSTVANNISSSNPSSGSSGNILLDGVNVTAQKLDASGQEATGNVTVTARNVLGVSFVAGGSGNITLTGDEINFKGDKNSVSGTGFLVLQPWSPGQNIAIGGSGDVGTNIYLNLTASDLGSLENGFAGITIGRSNGIGSILIANDFTFYDPLIIQSPAGLGTITTTSSLTGADNASITIKGDGNIRTGNITTNNQEIRIVSTAGNVTTGRLLTGTSRTINTSVNSSENTGNSAGDVSVTAQGTVTAGAIDTRGDRAGKVTLTGRNRVTAGAIEAGDSQTGGDVTLTGNEIDLTGDKNSIASNGNLVLQPADPSQNIIIQGSDDTEALNLTAAELNTFRNGFASIMIGRADGSGVISIPSGTPNSTPNSTPVAVTFQDPTTIRSPNGAGAIVGTGAIVGTDNATISLMGGTIAVGDVTSTAGINITTSQGKLTAGTVSSRSTSGVAGPINIRSAGAVETGNIDAFGGRSGGDISIAAPGRIVTGVINSSSQSGSAGSSQITGRKDIEVVSIKARGNTGGDVAIEAGGAFRAAGTGTAAERAPVSISTDGLAQSGSQTLLQSTCPSGTCTAATVGTGNSKSNTATSSTAIGPLAIVPSPAPTSSVELQTTGNSQQIVTQVSLPPAASVPKGSTTNVSPEPAATSVDARPNETAVGSSVVLSPSVLKDNLGAPATRENGSVATTPQKPASAVSAESIGNVRVPEISRSSSMAQISPIDAVQQRDRTQGREFERYFGGNLTEKSVTQQSIRDTLSSVNRLTGVKPAILYVWAKEKHLELVLLLPDGKNVFKSVPASRETVLQVAKEFTNAIRTPRRLNAANYKESAEQLYQWLIAPLQPELEANKIDTLVFSMDAGLRTLPLAALYDGKQFLVEKYSLGLIPSLSLTDTRYADVKGSEVLAMGASNFPAKYDQNPLPAVPLEISTIVGKIWPGSSFLNEAFTLANLKDKRNQPQYKIIHLATHGDFQPGGAENSYIQFWDTKLRLNQLEQLKLSNPQVELLVLSACTTAVGDEQAELGFAGLAVHAGVKSALASLWYVSDVATLGLMTEFYQELRTAPIKAEALRQAQLAMLRGEVRLQDNYLVRSGNNQALPLPSELTTRGDRNFSHPYYWAAFTMIGSPW; translated from the coding sequence ATGAATGCTCAACGTGCTGTGCGGTCGATTCTGGCAGCCATTCCCCTTGCTGGATTTTTGATATTAGATTTTTTCCCCAACCTGGTTTTCCTCAAAGAAAACAGCAGGGGATGGATACTCGTGGCAATTTATCCCCAATCTCAAATTGCTGCGGCACAATCTATTATTTCAGCCCCAGACGGCACCGGAACCGCTGTCACCGCCCCAGGTACAGGGTCGCCCCCTCGCTACGACATTAAAGGCGGCACTCCCTCCAGAGACGGAGCAAATCTGTTCCACAGTTTTACTCGGTTCGGTCTGAATTCTGGCGAAACTGCCAATTTCATCTCCAATCCAACCGTTAAAAATATCCTCGGGCGCGTTGTCGGCGGGGACGCTTCCTTAATTAACGGTCTAATTCAAGTTAGTGGCGGCAATTCTAACTTGTTGCTGATGAATCCCGCAGGCATCATCTTCGGAGCCAATGCCAGACTCGATGTGTCCGGGTCTTTTTTTGCTACCACCGCTAGCGGTATCGGTTTTGACGACCGTTGGTTCAACGGTACAGGCGCGAACGACTACCCAGCCCTAGTCGGAGCGCCGAATGCTTTTGTTTTTGGCTCACAGCCCGCGAGTATTGTCAATGCCGGTAACTTGGCTGTCAAAACCGGGCAAAATTTGACTTTGCTCGGCGGTACGGTCATCAGTACAGGGCAACTTTCAGCCCCGGGCGGTCAAATTACTGTGGCGGCTGTCCCGGGGGAAAATCTCGTGCGGTTCAGTCAAAACGGACTTTTGCTGAGTTTAGAAGTTTCTCCAGCAGCCGGAGTGTCGGGTTCGGAAGCTGTTCCCTTCTCTCCCCAGAGTTTACCAGGGCTGCTCTCGGGTCCCGGCGTGGCTAACGCTACGGGTATAACTACGAACGCTCAAGGTGAAGTTGTGCTGACAGGCGGCCAAACAGTGCCAGGAGGTGCTGGAACTGCGCTGGTAGCGGGTTCTGCGGACGTGTCTGCTACGGGGGGCGTGGGAGGAAGCGTCAACGTGTTGGGCGACAAGGTAGGGCTGTTGGGAGCGAAGATTGAGGCTTCGGGACCCGACGGCGGCGGAACGGTGCGGATCGGGGGAGATTACCGAGGCGAGGGAACTGTGCCGGATGCCAGGATAACTTACGTGGATGGCAAAAGTTCGATCGCTGCCAACGCAACTGAATCAGGGAACGGCGGCAGAGTTGTGGTCTGGGCTGACAACACAACAGCATTTTTGGGCAGCATCAGCGCCAATGGCGTTTCTGCAACAACCACCGCAGGTGTTGGGGGGTTTGTGGAAGTTTCGGGCAAGCAAAGATTGATTTTTAACGGTACTGTTGATACCTCTGGGACAAACGGTTTGGGGACTTTGCTGTTAGATCCAGAAAATATTTTAATTACAGATTCCCCAGAACGTGCGGGCGATGCGGAAATAATTGCCAACAATAATATTTTGGCAACAGGAACGCTACCAGGACAGGAAAACAATTCTGAGCCTTCGCTGACAATTTCGGCTAGAGCTTTGGAAAGTATGTCGGGTACGTCAAATGTGGTTCTCGAAGCGCTCAATGATATTACAATTGCTGATTTGGCGGACAATCAGTTGAGCTTTCAAGCAACTACTGGTTCGGTAACATTGAGAGCAGATGCCGATCGCAATGGTGCGGGTGCTTTTTCGATGAATGCGGGCGATACAATTAGCACGGCTGGCGGTGCGATCGCCATTTCGGGAAATCAAATTACTGCGGGCAATTTGTCGAGTAACGGCGGAAATATTAGTTTGATTAGTCAGGGTTCGACAGTTGCAAACAATATTTCTTCATCCAATCCCAGCAGCGGCAGCAGCGGGAATATTTTGCTCGACGGCGTGAACGTAACGGCCCAAAAACTTGATGCCAGCGGCCAGGAAGCGACGGGAAATGTAACTGTGACGGCTCGGAATGTTCTGGGAGTGAGCTTCGTCGCAGGGGGTTCGGGAAACATTACTTTGACTGGTGATGAAATTAATTTTAAAGGCGACAAAAATTCAGTCAGTGGTACTGGCTTTTTGGTACTGCAACCTTGGAGTCCCGGTCAAAATATTGCGATCGGCGGTTCTGGAGATGTCGGTACTAATATTTATTTGAATCTGACGGCAAGCGACCTCGGAAGTTTGGAAAATGGGTTTGCTGGAATTACGATCGGCCGCAGCAACGGTATCGGTTCAATTCTGATTGCCAACGATTTCACATTTTACGATCCGCTAATTATTCAATCGCCAGCGGGTTTGGGAACAATCACTACCACAAGTTCCCTGACAGGGGCAGACAATGCCTCAATTACTATCAAAGGTGATGGTAATATCCGTACCGGAAATATCACTACCAACAATCAGGAAATTCGCATCGTCAGCACCGCAGGCAATGTCACAACCGGTCGGCTACTTACTGGAACTTCCCGCACCATCAACACTTCTGTCAATTCTTCCGAAAATACAGGCAATTCGGCGGGAGATGTTAGTGTTACCGCACAAGGCACGGTAACTGCCGGGGCGATCGACACGAGGGGCGATCGCGCGGGGAAGGTGACGCTGACGGGGCGCAATCGAGTCACCGCAGGGGCGATCGAAGCTGGCGACTCGCAAACAGGCGGAGATGTTACCCTGACGGGCAACGAAATTGACTTGACGGGTGACAAAAATTCGATCGCCAGCAACGGCAATCTGGTGTTGCAACCGGCTGATCCAAGCCAAAATATTATAATTCAAGGTTCTGACGATACAGAAGCTCTGAACTTGACTGCTGCTGAATTGAACACTTTTCGGAATGGGTTTGCTTCGATCATGATCGGGCGCGCTGACGGTAGCGGGGTGATCTCGATTCCTTCTGGAACGCCAAATTCAACGCCAAATTCAACGCCAGTGGCGGTGACATTTCAAGATCCGACGACGATTCGATCGCCCAATGGTGCAGGCGCGATCGTGGGAACGGGTGCGATCGTCGGCACTGATAACGCCACGATCTCTCTGATGGGCGGTACTATAGCCGTCGGAGACGTTACCTCGACTGCGGGGATTAACATCACTACCAGTCAAGGCAAGTTGACCGCTGGTACGGTTTCATCTCGCTCAACTTCCGGGGTGGCGGGCCCTATCAATATTCGCAGCGCCGGTGCGGTAGAAACCGGCAACATCGATGCTTTTGGTGGCAGAAGCGGGGGAGATATTTCGATTGCGGCGCCGGGCCGGATCGTTACAGGGGTGATCAACTCGAGTTCGCAATCGGGAAGTGCCGGTTCGAGCCAAATTACGGGGCGGAAAGATATTGAAGTTGTTTCGATCAAAGCTCGTGGCAATACCGGCGGCGATGTGGCAATCGAAGCCGGGGGAGCATTTCGGGCTGCGGGAACCGGAACGGCTGCTGAGCGCGCCCCGGTCAGCATTTCTACAGACGGGCTGGCTCAATCGGGTTCACAGACGCTGCTGCAAAGCACTTGCCCGTCGGGAACCTGCACGGCGGCGACTGTTGGGACGGGAAACTCGAAGTCGAACACTGCCACATCCTCAACGGCGATCGGGCCGCTGGCGATCGTGCCGAGTCCGGCACCAACTAGCAGCGTGGAACTGCAAACTACAGGCAATTCTCAACAAATTGTGACTCAGGTGAGTCTCCCTCCCGCAGCCTCGGTGCCAAAGGGCAGTACCACAAATGTCTCGCCAGAACCTGCTGCTACGTCTGTTGATGCGCGACCCAACGAGACTGCGGTCGGCTCCTCGGTAGTGCTGTCGCCCTCGGTGTTAAAAGACAATTTGGGCGCGCCTGCGACGAGAGAAAACGGCAGCGTGGCAACAACTCCACAGAAGCCTGCGAGTGCGGTGAGTGCAGAAAGTATCGGGAATGTGAGGGTTCCTGAGATTTCTAGATCGAGTTCGATGGCGCAAATAAGTCCGATCGACGCAGTGCAGCAAAGGGATAGAACTCAGGGCCGGGAATTTGAACGTTACTTTGGGGGTAATCTCACTGAAAAGTCAGTCACGCAGCAAAGTATTCGAGATACTCTCAGCAGCGTCAATCGGTTGACTGGGGTTAAACCCGCCATCCTTTACGTGTGGGCGAAAGAAAAACATTTAGAACTTGTGTTGTTATTGCCAGACGGCAAAAATGTTTTTAAAAGCGTGCCTGCAAGCCGCGAGACAGTGCTGCAAGTTGCTAAAGAATTCACTAATGCTATCAGAACTCCTAGGAGATTGAATGCTGCTAATTACAAGGAATCTGCCGAGCAACTTTACCAGTGGTTAATTGCACCGCTGCAACCGGAATTGGAGGCTAACAAGATTGACACTTTGGTGTTTTCGATGGACGCCGGTTTGCGAACTTTGCCTTTGGCTGCTCTTTACGACGGCAAGCAGTTTTTGGTAGAAAAGTACAGTTTGGGGCTGATTCCGAGTTTGAGTTTAACTGATACTCGCTATGCCGATGTTAAGGGTTCTGAAGTGTTAGCGATGGGGGCGTCGAATTTTCCTGCCAAATACGATCAAAATCCTTTGCCTGCGGTGCCGTTGGAAATATCGACAATTGTCGGCAAGATTTGGCCGGGTTCGTCTTTTCTCAATGAAGCTTTTACTTTGGCAAATTTGAAGGACAAGCGCAATCAACCGCAATACAAAATTATTCATTTAGCTACTCACGGGGATTTTCAGCCTGGGGGGGCGGAAAATTCTTATATTCAGTTTTGGGATACTAAGTTGCGGTTGAATCAGTTGGAGCAGTTGAAGCTATCTAACCCGCAGGTGGAGTTGTTGGTTTTGAGTGCGTGTACTACGGCGGTGGGAGACGAACAAGCTGAGTTGGGGTTCGCGGGGTTGGCGGTGCACGCGGGGGTAAAATCGGCTTTGGCGAGTTTGTGGTATGTCAGCGATGTCGCTACTTTGGGGCTGATGACTGAGTTTTACCAGGAGTTGCGTACAGCGCCGATTAAGGCTGAGGCTTTGCGGCAAGCGCAGTTGGCGATGCTGCGGGGAGAAGTGCGGTTGCAAGATAATTATTTGGTGCGATCGGGCAACAATCAAGCTCTGCCTTTGCCGTCGGAGTTGACCACCAGGGGCGATCGAAATTTCTCGCATCCTTATTATTGGGCTGCTTTTACCATGATCGGTTCGCCTTGGTAA
- a CDS encoding tetratricopeptide repeat protein: protein MNINFSRYDTLTTLLAGTTAALTIVISQPAIAKTPQEVASIAGPLTVQINSSLGDGSGVIIAKTGKTYTVLTVNHVVEKADVKYTVRTSKGKNYQATSVTRLQTADTDPDLAVVKFESPEEYPVATIADSDQAVIGTQIFVYGYPATGGLFGAEREPELSPGLVTSRPGNRPEGYTLRYQAVTWSGMSGGPVFDSEGRVIGLHGQGEFGFAQTSSGEVAPIKTGFNAAVPINTFIAKLVAAGINKSELKVDNTPPTSGPVSTANPQDAQAYYYYFRGLSLLDQGEALDAIAHFNRALAFKPKYTPELYFNIGNARTLYVALLDPALDSGRHPNPIEPYTLAIEANPGFADAYYNRALAYLVKQDKPKAIADFQKAAELYKQGGRTSAYQDALNRIKQLQEN from the coding sequence ATGAATATAAATTTTTCTCGTTACGACACCTTAACAACCCTGTTAGCAGGAACTACGGCAGCCTTAACCATAGTCATCAGCCAACCCGCGATCGCCAAAACGCCCCAAGAAGTCGCCAGCATTGCCGGGCCGCTGACAGTACAAATTAACAGTTCCCTCGGAGACGGTTCTGGCGTAATTATTGCCAAAACAGGCAAAACTTACACAGTTTTAACAGTCAACCACGTCGTAGAAAAAGCAGACGTGAAATACACCGTTCGCACCTCTAAAGGCAAAAACTATCAAGCAACCTCCGTCACCCGTTTGCAAACCGCCGACACTGACCCAGATTTAGCCGTAGTCAAATTTGAAAGCCCCGAAGAATATCCAGTCGCGACGATCGCAGATTCCGATCAAGCCGTCATCGGCACTCAAATCTTCGTTTACGGCTATCCCGCTACGGGCGGACTTTTCGGCGCTGAACGAGAACCCGAACTCTCTCCCGGACTCGTTACCAGCCGCCCGGGCAACCGCCCGGAAGGTTACACTTTGCGGTATCAGGCCGTAACTTGGAGTGGCATGAGTGGCGGCCCAGTTTTTGACTCCGAAGGCCGAGTCATCGGTTTACACGGACAAGGGGAATTCGGTTTCGCTCAAACCAGTTCCGGCGAAGTCGCCCCGATTAAAACCGGATTTAACGCAGCAGTTCCCATCAATACATTTATCGCCAAGCTAGTGGCGGCGGGAATCAACAAATCCGAGTTGAAAGTAGACAATACTCCCCCAACCAGCGGCCCGGTTTCCACCGCCAATCCGCAAGATGCCCAAGCTTATTATTATTATTTTCGAGGACTTTCGCTGTTAGATCAAGGAGAGGCTTTGGACGCGATCGCCCATTTCAACAGAGCACTCGCTTTCAAGCCCAAATACACCCCTGAATTGTATTTTAATATCGGTAATGCCCGCACTTTATACGTCGCCCTACTCGATCCCGCATTGGACAGCGGCCGCCATCCCAACCCTATTGAACCATACACGCTGGCGATCGAAGCCAATCCCGGTTTTGCCGACGCCTACTACAACAGAGCTTTAGCTTACCTTGTAAAACAAGACAAACCCAAAGCAATTGCCGACTTTCAAAAAGCCGCAGAACTTTACAAGCAAGGCGGCAGAACAAGTGCCTATCAAGACGCGCTCAACCGAATCAAACAATTGCAGGAGAATTAG
- a CDS encoding Uma2 family endonuclease, with the protein MTAITLNLNSIIKLTSEQFYQLCQENPELKLERNASGELIAMPPTGGETGRSNSKFNLQIGLWNEQTQLGEAFDSSTGFTLPNKADRSPDASWVEKSRWEALTPQQREKFIPLCPDFAVEILSPTDSLKKTQEKMQEYMENGCRLGWLINRKKREVEIYRPGQDVEVLQSPLTLSGENVLPGFVLNLQKIWN; encoded by the coding sequence ATGACTGCTATCACCTTAAACCTCAACTCCATTATTAAACTAACTTCAGAACAGTTTTATCAACTGTGCCAAGAAAACCCGGAATTGAAACTCGAAAGGAATGCCAGCGGAGAATTAATTGCCATGCCGCCAACCGGAGGAGAAACGGGAAGAAGCAACTCAAAATTTAACTTACAGATTGGACTTTGGAACGAACAAACCCAACTCGGTGAAGCCTTTGATTCCTCAACAGGATTTACTCTGCCAAATAAAGCCGATCGCTCTCCCGATGCGTCTTGGGTAGAAAAATCGCGCTGGGAAGCTTTAACACCTCAACAAAGAGAAAAATTCATCCCGCTTTGTCCCGATTTTGCTGTCGAAATCCTCTCCCCAACGGACAGCTTGAAAAAGACTCAGGAAAAAATGCAAGAATATATGGAAAACGGCTGCCGTTTGGGTTGGCTGATTAACCGCAAAAAACGGGAAGTTGAAATTTATCGCCCCGGCCAAGATGTGGAAGTTCTACAATCTCCTCTCACGCTTTCTGGGGAAAATGTTTTGCCGGGATTTGTTCTCAATTTGCAAAAAATTTGGAATTAG
- a CDS encoding tetratricopeptide repeat protein, protein MNINFSRYDTLTTLLAGTTAALTIVISQPAIAKTPQEVASIAGPLTVQINSSLGDGSGVIIAKTGKTYTVLTVNHVVEKADVKYTVRTSKGKNYQATSVTRLQTADTDPDLAVVKFESPEEYPVATIADSDQAVIGTQIFVYGYPATGGLFGAEREPELSPGLVTSRPGNRPEGYTLRYQAVTWSGMSGGPVFDSEGRVIGLHGQGEFGFAQTSSGEVAPIKTGFNAAVPINTFIAKLVAAGINKSELKVDNTPPTSGPVSTANPQDAQAYYFRGLSLLDQGDAWEAIAHFNRALAFKPKYTPELYFNIGNARTFITAGLSQTEPTRGSNAIQAYTRAIEANPGFADAYYNRALAYMDNKDQPKAIADFQKAAELYKQGGRTSAYLDALNRIKQLQ, encoded by the coding sequence ATGAATATAAACTTTTCTCGTTATGACACCTTAACCACCCTGCTAGCAGGAACTACCGCAGCCTTAACCATAGTCATCAGCCAACCTGCGATCGCCAAAACTCCCCAAGAAGTCGCCAGCATTGCTGGGCCGCTGACAGTACAAATTAACAGTTCCCTCGGAGACGGTTCTGGCGTAATTATTGCCAAAACAGGCAAAACTTACACAGTTTTAACAGTCAACCACGTCGTAGAAAAAGCAGACGTGAAATACACCGTTCGCACCTCTAAAGGCAAAAACTATCAAGCAACCTCCGTCACCCGTTTGCAAACCGCCGACACTGACCCAGATTTAGCCGTAGTCAAATTTGAAAGCCCCGAAGAATATCCAGTCGCGACGATCGCAGATTCCGATCAAGCCGTCATCGGCACTCAAATCTTCGTTTACGGCTATCCCGCTACGGGCGGACTTTTCGGCGCTGAACGAGAACCCGAACTCTCTCCCGGACTCGTTACCAGCCGCCCGGGCAACCGCCCGGAAGGTTACACTTTGCGGTATCAGGCCGTAACTTGGAGTGGCATGAGTGGCGGCCCAGTTTTTGACTCCGAAGGCCGAGTCATCGGTTTACACGGACAAGGGGAATTCGGTTTCGCTCAAACCAGTTCCGGCGAAGTCGCCCCGATTAAAACCGGATTTAACGCAGCAGTTCCCATCAATACATTTATCGCCAAGCTAGTGGCGGCGGGAATCAACAAATCCGAGTTGAAAGTAGACAATACTCCCCCAACCAGCGGCCCGGTTTCCACCGCCAATCCGCAAGACGCCCAAGCCTATTATTTTCGAGGACTTTCGCTGTTAGATCAAGGAGATGCTTGGGAGGCGATCGCCCATTTCAACAGAGCACTCGCTTTCAAGCCCAAATATACCCCTGAATTGTATTTTAATATCGGTAATGCCCGCACTTTCATCACCGCTGGCTTGTCTCAAACCGAACCCACACGCGGTTCCAATGCTATTCAAGCATACACGCGGGCGATCGAAGCCAATCCCGGTTTTGCCGACGCTTACTACAACCGAGCTTTAGCTTACATGGACAACAAAGACCAACCGAAAGCAATTGCTGACTTTCAAAAAGCAGCAGAACTTTACAAGCAAGGTGGCAGAACAAGTGCGTATCTAGACGCGCTCAACAGAATCAAACAATTGCAGTAG